The following coding sequences lie in one Pectobacterium sp. A5351 genomic window:
- a CDS encoding amino acid ABC transporter ATP-binding protein, producing the protein MSLAKDSNVIIEIDAVSKWYGAFQALNNVTLNVKKGERVVICGPSGSGKSTLIRCINRLEEHHDGHIRVKGIEVNDNIKNINRVRAGIGMLFQQFNLFPHLNVLDNLTIGPTLVKQRKKQEAIDLAMHYLEKVHIANQAHKFPLQLSGGQQQRVAIARALCMQPEIMLFDEPTSALDPEMIKEVLDVMLDLAESGMTMIVVTHEMGFAKTVADKVILMADGSIVESAPPQAFFNTPSHSRTRQFLDQILSH; encoded by the coding sequence ATGAGCTTAGCCAAAGACAGCAACGTCATTATTGAGATCGACGCCGTCAGCAAATGGTACGGTGCGTTTCAGGCGCTGAATAACGTGACGCTGAACGTGAAGAAAGGCGAGCGTGTAGTGATTTGCGGCCCTTCAGGCTCCGGCAAATCCACGCTCATCCGCTGCATTAACCGACTGGAAGAGCACCACGACGGACACATCCGCGTGAAGGGTATTGAGGTCAATGACAACATCAAGAACATCAATCGCGTGCGCGCCGGCATCGGTATGCTGTTCCAGCAGTTCAATTTGTTTCCCCACCTGAACGTGCTGGATAATCTGACGATCGGCCCGACACTGGTCAAACAGCGTAAGAAGCAGGAAGCCATTGATTTAGCGATGCACTACCTGGAAAAGGTGCATATCGCCAATCAGGCGCACAAATTCCCGCTACAGCTCTCTGGCGGTCAGCAGCAGCGCGTGGCCATTGCCCGGGCACTGTGCATGCAGCCGGAAATCATGCTGTTTGATGAACCCACCTCGGCGCTGGACCCGGAGATGATTAAAGAGGTGCTGGATGTGATGCTCGATCTGGCGGAATCCGGTATGACGATGATCGTCGTCACCCATGAAATGGGCTTTGCCAAAACGGTCGCGGACAAGGTCATTCTGATGGCCGACGGCAGCATTGTGGAATCCGCCCCACCGCAGGCGTTCTTCAACACGCCATCACACTCGCGCACGCGCCAATTTCTGGATCAGATCCTGAGTCATTAA
- a CDS encoding M20 peptidase aminoacylase family protein, protein MRTAPQHEPLAQFIQAFRHDLHRNPELSNQEFETTKKIRAVLEKEGIRVLDLPLKTGLVAEVGGLQDGPLVVVRSDIDALPIEEESGVEFTSLNKGVMHACGHDFHSSAALGAAILLKKIEPELKGTVRILFQAAEETGLGAPEVIAVGALDNAVAIFGIHNDPTLPVGVIGGKDGALTAGVDRFEIKIAAKGCHAAKPHEGNDPIIILGQLISAVQTIISRTVSSDNNAVVSITQVHSGSTWNVIPDTAYVEGTVRTFNQDARDLIEQRFRQIVAGIASTFGAEIEFLWHAGPPSVVNTPEWVEFALNVASDEGFEARRVEASPIGEDFAFYQQKLPGTFMMVGSGGPYALHHPKFRVDDRALFPTAHYLYQMAKQSLEQLSSR, encoded by the coding sequence ATGAGAACAGCACCTCAGCATGAGCCTTTGGCTCAGTTTATTCAGGCGTTTCGCCACGATTTACACCGTAACCCTGAGCTGTCGAATCAGGAGTTTGAAACCACGAAGAAGATTCGTGCGGTATTGGAAAAAGAGGGGATTCGCGTCCTCGATCTGCCGCTGAAAACGGGTTTGGTTGCCGAAGTGGGCGGCCTTCAGGATGGCCCGTTGGTCGTGGTGCGTTCTGACATCGACGCCCTGCCGATTGAAGAAGAGTCTGGCGTAGAATTCACGTCGCTCAATAAAGGGGTGATGCACGCCTGCGGTCATGATTTTCACTCCTCCGCGGCGTTGGGTGCGGCGATTCTGTTGAAAAAAATTGAGCCAGAGCTGAAAGGTACGGTGCGGATTTTATTCCAGGCGGCTGAAGAGACAGGGCTGGGCGCGCCGGAAGTGATTGCTGTCGGTGCATTGGACAATGCGGTAGCGATTTTCGGTATCCACAACGATCCGACGCTGCCTGTTGGCGTTATCGGCGGGAAAGATGGCGCGTTGACGGCGGGTGTTGACCGCTTTGAGATCAAGATTGCTGCGAAAGGCTGTCATGCCGCGAAGCCGCATGAAGGCAACGATCCTATTATCATTCTGGGTCAGTTGATTTCTGCCGTACAGACCATCATCAGCCGTACGGTGTCTTCTGACAACAATGCGGTGGTGTCGATTACTCAGGTTCATAGCGGCAGCACCTGGAACGTTATCCCGGATACTGCCTATGTTGAAGGCACGGTCAGAACGTTCAATCAGGACGCGCGTGATTTGATTGAACAGCGTTTCCGCCAGATCGTGGCCGGTATTGCCAGCACCTTTGGCGCAGAAATCGAGTTCCTGTGGCACGCTGGGCCGCCGTCGGTGGTTAACACGCCGGAGTGGGTCGAGTTTGCGCTGAATGTAGCGAGTGACGAAGGGTTTGAAGCTCGCCGCGTGGAAGCCAGCCCGATTGGTGAAGATTTTGCGTTCTATCAGCAGAAACTGCCGGGTACGTTCATGATGGTCGGCTCCGGCGGACCGTATGCGCTGCACCACCCGAAATTCCGCGTTGACGATCGCGCGCTGTTCCCGACCGCGCACTATCTGTACCAGATGGCGAAGCAGAGTCTGGAACAACTCTCCTCCCGCTAA